A section of the Paenibacillus aurantius genome encodes:
- the rpoC gene encoding DNA-directed RNA polymerase subunit beta' translates to MIDVNNFEYMKIGLASPEKIRSWSRGEVKKPETINYRTLKPEKEGLFCEKIFGPTKDWECHCGKYKRVRYKGVVCDRCGVEVTRQKVRRERMGHIELAAPVSHIWYFKGIPSRMGLALDMSPRSLEEVIYFASYVVTDPGDTPLEKKQLLSEKEYRSYREKYGYAFQAGMGAEAVKKLLQDIDVDRELDMLKEELRTAQGQRRNRAIKRLEVIEAFRNSKNLPEWMVLDVLPVIPPELRPMVQLDGGRFATSDLNDLYRRVINRNNRLKRLLDLGAPDIIVQNEKRMLQEAVDALIDNGRRGRPVTGPGNRPLKSLSHMLKGKQGRFRQNLLGKRVDYSGRSVIVVGPSLKMYQCGLPKEMALELFKPFVMKELVNKGLAHNIKSAKRKVERSSSDVWDVLEEVIKEHPVLLNRAPTLHRLGIQAFEPILVEGRAIKLHPLVCTAYNADFDGDQMAVHVPLSAEAQAEARLLMLAAGNILNPKDGKPVVTPSQDMVLGSFYLTMANRKAKGSGLILGSVKEAISLYQRGIASLHAVVAIPAKVLNKTSFTEEQQNAMLVTTIGKIIFNEIFPPEFPYINEATKANLNNGTPDEYFAFEKGADLRAKIEETPEKIAIGKEYLGTIIGECFRRYHTTQTSVILDKIKELGFTYSTKAGITIAVSDVTVPQEKARIIKESEEKVSTVTNQYRRGLITDEERYDRVIAIWSKAKDEITDILMKSLDKFNSINMMVESKARGNKSQITQLGGMRGLMANPSGKIIELPIISNFREGLTVLEYFISTHGARKGLADTALRTADSGYLTRRLVDVAQDVIVREEDCGTDKGFTVSKIQDGKEVIEDLYDRIEGRYSFETVKHPQTGEVIVARNELIEATIADAIVNAGVEQLQIRSVLSCRARHGVCKKCYGRNLATGQHVEIGEAVGIIAAQSIGEPGTQLTMRTFHTGGVAGDDITQGLPRIQELFEARNPKGQAIISEIDGTIKDIREAKDRREIEVQGEAESKVYAVTYGSRIRVTKGQQIEAGDELTDGSIDPKDMLRIKGIRGVQNYILQEVQRVYRNQGVEINDKHIEVMVRQMLRKIRVVDAGDTVLLPGAFVDIHEYEAANKSALITGAEPAVAKPVLLGITKASLETDSFLSAASFQETTRVLTDAAIKGKVDQLLGLKENVIIGKLIPAGTGMARYRNIRIVDPNEETAQAEGSEGQESKDDGEVPLEV, encoded by the coding sequence TTGATCGACGTGAATAACTTTGAATATATGAAAATCGGATTGGCTTCCCCGGAGAAGATCCGTTCATGGTCGCGCGGCGAGGTAAAAAAACCGGAAACCATTAACTACAGAACCTTGAAGCCGGAGAAAGAAGGTCTTTTCTGTGAAAAGATCTTCGGACCGACCAAGGACTGGGAATGCCATTGCGGCAAATACAAGCGGGTCCGCTACAAGGGCGTCGTTTGTGACCGTTGTGGAGTTGAGGTTACCCGTCAGAAGGTCCGCCGTGAGCGTATGGGCCATATTGAATTGGCTGCTCCGGTATCGCATATTTGGTACTTTAAAGGAATCCCGAGCCGGATGGGTCTGGCTCTGGATATGTCCCCGCGTTCTCTGGAAGAAGTTATTTACTTCGCTTCCTATGTCGTGACGGATCCGGGAGATACGCCTCTCGAGAAGAAGCAGCTTCTCTCCGAGAAAGAATACCGCAGCTACCGTGAGAAGTACGGCTATGCTTTCCAGGCTGGTATGGGTGCCGAAGCCGTTAAGAAGCTTCTTCAGGACATCGATGTCGATCGGGAGCTGGATATGTTGAAGGAAGAGCTGAGAACGGCTCAAGGGCAGCGCCGCAACCGGGCTATCAAGCGCCTTGAAGTCATCGAAGCTTTCCGTAACTCCAAGAACCTGCCGGAGTGGATGGTGCTGGATGTCCTTCCCGTTATCCCTCCGGAGCTTCGTCCGATGGTACAGCTGGACGGGGGACGTTTTGCGACCTCCGACCTTAACGATCTGTACCGCAGGGTTATCAACCGGAACAACCGCCTGAAACGTCTGCTTGACCTCGGCGCACCGGACATTATCGTCCAGAACGAGAAACGGATGCTCCAGGAAGCTGTTGACGCCTTGATCGACAACGGACGCCGCGGCCGTCCGGTAACGGGACCGGGTAACCGTCCGCTGAAATCCCTCAGTCATATGCTGAAAGGGAAACAGGGGCGCTTCCGTCAGAATCTGCTGGGTAAACGGGTAGACTACTCGGGCCGTTCCGTTATCGTAGTAGGGCCGAGTCTGAAAATGTACCAGTGCGGACTTCCGAAGGAAATGGCGCTGGAACTGTTCAAGCCTTTCGTTATGAAAGAGCTGGTTAACAAAGGTCTTGCCCATAATATTAAGAGCGCTAAGCGGAAAGTCGAACGCAGCAGCTCGGATGTATGGGACGTGCTGGAAGAGGTCATCAAGGAGCATCCGGTGCTTCTGAACCGTGCCCCCACACTGCACAGATTGGGGATCCAGGCGTTCGAGCCGATTCTCGTGGAAGGCCGCGCGATTAAGCTTCACCCGCTCGTATGTACGGCTTACAACGCGGACTTTGATGGTGACCAGATGGCGGTTCACGTTCCGCTTTCGGCTGAAGCCCAGGCAGAAGCACGTCTTCTGATGCTGGCCGCGGGCAATATCCTTAACCCTAAGGACGGCAAACCGGTCGTTACGCCTTCGCAGGATATGGTTCTGGGAAGTTTCTACCTGACCATGGCCAACCGCAAGGCCAAAGGATCCGGCTTGATTCTCGGGTCTGTTAAGGAAGCCATCTCCCTTTACCAGAGAGGAATTGCTTCTCTGCATGCCGTGGTGGCCATCCCAGCGAAGGTCCTGAACAAAACGAGCTTCACCGAAGAGCAGCAGAACGCCATGCTCGTCACCACCATCGGGAAAATCATTTTCAATGAAATTTTCCCTCCCGAGTTCCCTTATATCAACGAGGCGACCAAAGCCAACTTGAACAACGGAACGCCGGATGAATATTTCGCCTTCGAGAAAGGAGCGGACCTCCGCGCCAAAATCGAAGAGACACCTGAGAAAATTGCCATCGGCAAAGAGTACCTGGGAACCATTATCGGAGAGTGCTTCCGCCGTTACCATACGACGCAAACCTCCGTTATTCTCGATAAAATCAAAGAGCTGGGCTTTACCTACTCCACCAAAGCAGGGATTACGATCGCCGTATCCGATGTTACGGTTCCGCAGGAAAAAGCACGGATCATTAAAGAATCCGAAGAGAAGGTCAGCACCGTTACGAACCAGTACCGCCGCGGCTTGATCACGGATGAAGAACGGTACGACCGCGTTATCGCCATCTGGAGCAAAGCCAAGGACGAAATTACGGATATTCTGATGAAATCCTTGGACAAATTCAACTCCATTAACATGATGGTGGAGTCGAAGGCGCGGGGTAACAAATCGCAGATCACCCAGCTCGGCGGAATGCGCGGTCTTATGGCGAACCCGTCCGGTAAGATTATCGAGCTCCCGATTATTTCGAACTTCCGTGAAGGCCTCACCGTATTGGAATACTTTATTTCCACACACGGTGCCCGTAAAGGTCTTGCCGATACGGCCCTTCGTACCGCGGACTCCGGTTACCTGACCCGTCGTCTCGTCGACGTAGCCCAGGACGTTATCGTTCGGGAAGAAGACTGTGGCACCGACAAGGGCTTCACCGTCAGCAAGATTCAGGACGGCAAAGAAGTTATCGAGGACCTGTACGACCGGATCGAAGGCCGATACTCGTTCGAAACGGTTAAGCATCCGCAAACCGGCGAAGTGATTGTCGCACGCAACGAGCTTATCGAAGCAACCATTGCGGACGCTATTGTTAATGCCGGAGTCGAACAGCTGCAAATCCGTTCCGTTCTTAGCTGCCGCGCCCGCCATGGCGTCTGTAAGAAGTGCTATGGGCGTAACCTGGCAACCGGTCAGCACGTAGAGATCGGGGAAGCGGTCGGCATTATCGCAGCCCAGTCGATCGGGGAGCCGGGAACCCAGTTGACGATGCGTACGTTCCATACCGGGGGCGTTGCCGGAGACGACATTACCCAAGGTTTGCCTCGTATCCAGGAATTGTTTGAGGCCCGTAACCCGAAAGGGCAGGCCATCATTTCCGAGATCGACGGAACAATCAAGGATATCCGGGAAGCCAAAGACCGCCGCGAAATCGAGGTTCAGGGCGAAGCCGAGTCCAAGGTGTATGCTGTTACTTACGGTTCCCGTATCCGGGTAACCAAAGGCCAGCAGATCGAAGCCGGGGATGAGCTGACGGACGGTTCGATCGACCCGAAAGACATGCTACGGATCAAAGGGATCCGCGGCGTACAGAACTATATCCTGCAAGAAGTTCAGCGCGTTTACCGTAACCAGGGTGTAGAAATCAACGACAAGCACATTGAGGTTATGGTTCGCCAGATGCTCCGCAAAATCCGCGTAGTCGATGCGGGTGATACCGTTCTGCTGCCAGGGGCTTTTGTAGACATTCACGAATACGAAGCAGCTAACAAGAGCGCGTTGATTACCGGAGCAGAGCCTGCCGTAGCCAAGCCGGTACTGCTGGGTATTACCAAGGCATCCCTTGAAACGGATTCGTTCCTTTCCGCCGCCTCCTTCCAGGAGACTACGAGAGTTCTTACGGATGCCGCTATCAAAGGGAAGGTCGATCAGCTGCTCGGTCTTAAGGAGAACGTCATTATCGGTAAGCTGATTCCGGCTGGAACCGGGATGGCCCGCTACCGCAATATCCGGATTGTCGATCCGAATGAAGAAACAGCCCAGGCTGAAGGTTCGGAAGGCCAGGAATCCAAGGATGACGGAGAAGTGCCGTTGGAAGTTTAA
- a CDS encoding ribosomal L7Ae/L30e/S12e/Gadd45 family protein, whose amino-acid sequence MPLDKVKQAGKLSVGTKQATRMVELGKASEMFVAKDADPRITTKIVNLCRKCGVKVTYVDSMKQLGKACGIEVGAAVAAVANEE is encoded by the coding sequence ATGCCCCTTGATAAAGTGAAACAGGCTGGGAAATTAAGTGTTGGCACGAAACAGGCGACAAGAATGGTCGAGCTTGGAAAAGCTTCTGAGATGTTCGTTGCCAAAGATGCAGATCCGCGTATCACAACCAAAATAGTGAACCTCTGCCGTAAATGCGGAGTCAAAGTTACCTATGTGGATTCCATGAAACAGCTTGGAAAAGCTTGCGGAATAGAAGTGGGAGCGGCCGTGGCTGCTGTCGCGAATGAGGAATAG
- the rpsL gene encoding 30S ribosomal protein S12 codes for MPTINQLVRKGRQAKVEKSKSPALQKGFNALKREETDLSAPQKRGVCTRVGTMTPKKPNSALRKYARVRLTNRVEVTAYIPGIGHNLQEHSVVLVRGGRVKDLPGVRYHIVRGALDTAGVNNRMQARSKYGTKRPKAKKS; via the coding sequence ATGCCAACAATCAATCAGCTAGTTCGTAAAGGACGTCAAGCGAAAGTAGAGAAATCCAAATCGCCTGCTCTGCAAAAAGGATTCAATGCCTTGAAAAGAGAAGAAACCGATCTGAGCGCTCCGCAAAAACGTGGAGTATGCACCCGTGTCGGTACGATGACTCCTAAGAAGCCTAACTCCGCACTGCGTAAATATGCGCGTGTTCGTCTGACTAACCGTGTAGAGGTAACAGCCTACATCCCGGGTATTGGTCACAACCTGCAAGAGCACAGTGTTGTTCTTGTTCGTGGCGGAAGGGTAAAAGACTTGCCAGGTGTACGTTACCACATCGTTCGCGGTGCATTGGATACCGCTGGGGTTAACAACCGTATGCAAGCTCGTTCGAAGTACGGAACGAAGCGTCCTAAAGCTAAAAAATCCTAA